Sequence from the Paenibacillus riograndensis SBR5 genome:
CCCTTCCTGCCAGATGCGGCTCAAAAATGAATATCACGGCGACATCGAACAGGTAAAAGTGGTACGTGTGCTGTTGTCGGAGGAGGAGCGTGTCGGGATCGGGACCTTCAGTCCGTCCGATCCGAAGTCGCAGGATATCGCCGATCTGACGGGCAGCATCGATTTTTCGACCATTACCGAATTCGGCTCGGAATCCGATCCGCGCGCCTACCGCTTCGACGGGGAGCTGAACAAGGCCAACCGCGGGCTGATGGAGTTCCAGGAAATGCTCAAGTGCGACGAGAAATTCCTCTGGAACCTGCTGTCACTGACCCAGGAAGGGAACTTCAAGGCCGGCCGGTTTGCGCTGATCTCTGCAGATGAAATGATTATTGCCCATACCAATGAAACAGAGTATAAATCCTTCATCTCCAATAAAAAGAATGAAGCACTCCAGTCCCGCATGATTGTCATGCCGGTCCCCTATAATCTGAGAGTGTCCGAAGAGGAAAAAATCTACGCCAAGCTCATCGCCCAAAGCGACATGAAGCATGTGCATATTGCCCCGCATGCGCTGCGGGCCGCAGCGATATTCTCTATCCTGACCCGGCTTAAGGAGAGCAAGAAGCAGGGCATGGATCTGATCAAAAAGCTGCGCATGTACGACGGCGAAGAGGTTGAAGGCTACAAGGAAGCGGATCTCAAGGAAATGCAGACGGAATATCTGGACGAAGGCATGTCCGGGATCGATCCGCGTTATGTCATCAACCGGATTTCCAGTGCGCTGATCAAAAACGACCTGAAATGCATGAATGCGCTGGATGTGCTGCGGGCGATCAAGGACGGCCTGGACCAGCATCCTTCGATTACGAAGGAAGAGCGCGAGCGTTATCTGAACTTCATTTCCATTGCCCGCAAGGAATACGATATTCTGGCCAAAAGCGAAGTGCAAAAGGCTTTTGTCTACTCTTTTGAGGAATCCGCCAAGACACTGTTCGAGAACTATCTCGACAACATCGAAGCTTTCTGCAACTGGACCAAAATCCGCGATCCGCTGACGGATGAGGAAATGGAGCCGGATGAGCGGCTGATGCGTTCGATCGAAGAGCAGATAGGCATTTCCGAGAATGCCAAAAAAGCCTTCCGCGAAGAGATTCTGATCCGGATTTCCGCCTACTCCCGCAAAGGTAAAAAGTTCGAATACAACAACCATGACCGGCTGAGGGAAGCCATTGAGAAAAAGCTGTTTGCTGACCTGAAGGATATCGTCAAAATCACCACCTCCTCCAAAACGCCGGATGAAAGCCAGCTCAAGCGTATTAACGAAGTCTCCAGACGCCTGATTGACGAACACGGCTACTGCCCGATCTGCGCCAATGAGCTGCTGAAATATGTCGGAAGCCTGTTGAACCGCTGAGGTTATCAGAAAAAATTGCACGGACTGCCTGCCGGCGGTCCTTTTTCTGGATAGGCTTGTCCCATAACAGGTGTACTCGTATGGATGCGGTGCAGGAGGACGGGGGCTGGCCGCCCCCTCCTGCGCTAAAGAGCCCGTCGCGGATTAATCCTCAGACTGTTCTGCTCCCTTAGACTCCTTATCCTTGCCGCCGATGTTAAAGCCGAACTGCCCATTATATTTGCCTACCTGTCCGGCCACTCCTAAGCCTGCTCCTTGACCGCCGCCGAGCTGCGCCTTGGCCTTGGCGCCGAGGCCATTGTCCCCGCCGAGCTGAAGCCCGGTATTGAAGCCGGCGCCTTGACTTAGGCCCAGGTGGCCTTCTGCACTGGCCTGCAGACCATATTCTCCCCCGAGCTGCGCCCCCGTTTGGAACCCGGCTCCTTGACCGCCGCCGAGCTGTGTTTTTGCCTGAGCTGCCACTCCATACTTGCCTAAGGCCTGGGCTTCGGCATTGATCCCAAGTCCCTGACTGGTGTTCAGATGGGTATTGCCTTGCGCATGTATTCCGTAAGCCGGGGCGCCCATATGGCCGCTGGCATGCATACCCGCGCCGTTATGGGCTAAGCTGCCGCCGGCATCTAAGCCAATGCCGTGTTTTCCGCCCACTTCGCCTCCGGTATTGACGTGAACGCCCTGTCCGCTGCCAACGTTCGCGTTCATATACCCGGTTACAAGTTCTTTTTTGGGGTTTTGGCTGTCTGCCGGGCTGCTTTCTGAACGGACGAGATGGTAGTAGTGAGAATAGGGGAAAGTTGTGTAACGGGGGGAATAAGGATATGCAGGTGAATTAGAATTAGTTTGGCTGTTAAAATATTCGTTCCCTTGGGTCATAGGGGATACCTCCATTATTTAATTAATGATAACAGCCTATTCATAGTAGAGTTGAATTGATACCCTTCTTAAGAAAAACGTATTCGCCGCTACGGCTCCAGCAGTCCCCAATTCCCTCCGTTACTCTTACTTGCTGCTTCTCATCGTTTTTAGATATTGCTCCATTTGCCGCTTATGGTGTTTGTCGTGGGGAATAAAGTCTCTCAGATACCCACGGATACTGAATTTCTTGCCATCTCCGTCCAGATAAATCTTGGTGAATTCTTCATCGCTCAATCCCGCTGTGGACTCCAGGATTTTGGTCCGGTACAGCACGAATTGTCCGATGGCTGCCTGCGTGGTCAGCGATTTGGCATATTCAATGGCGCGGGCGTTGAACTCATCGAAGTTCTGATGCCTGCTGGTCAGGGGCTGGCCATTCTGTATTTTGGCGAAAGCCTCCTCATAAAAATACTTGTCCCACTGCGTAATGTGGCACAGCATTTCTTTTAAGGTCCATTTGCCGGCCGCGACCGGAGTTTCCCAATCTGCGTCTTCCAGGGTAGCGAGGGATTGGATGTAGGGGATTAGAGATTGAAATTCAAACACGAGCTGTTCGTTCGTTTTCGCTGCCATGAAATGACCTCCAGTTCAAATGTATACCCAGATTTTTCTTCTGTATCTTAACTATACCTCATGGAACTTGACTGCAGCCTGTCAGGTTTAGGACAAGGTGCTGCGGAGCGCAGCTTAGCAAAACAGG
This genomic interval carries:
- a CDS encoding DinB family protein, which encodes MAAKTNEQLVFEFQSLIPYIQSLATLEDADWETPVAAGKWTLKEMLCHITQWDKYFYEEAFAKIQNGQPLTSRHQNFDEFNARAIEYAKSLTTQAAIGQFVLYRTKILESTAGLSDEEFTKIYLDGDGKKFSIRGYLRDFIPHDKHHKRQMEQYLKTMRSSK
- a CDS encoding PrkA family serine protein kinase, which produces MDIFERIASYRAENDRLAWSGTFKEYIELLKKDPSPAKTAHSRVYDMIKSHGVEDINGRKRYKFFEQEIFGLDRAVEKLVEEYFHSAARRLDVRKRILLLMGPVSGGKSTLVTLLKRGLEQYSRTDEGAVYAIEGCPMHEDPLHLIPLELRPEIERELGVRIEGNLCPSCQMRLKNEYHGDIEQVKVVRVLLSEEERVGIGTFSPSDPKSQDIADLTGSIDFSTITEFGSESDPRAYRFDGELNKANRGLMEFQEMLKCDEKFLWNLLSLTQEGNFKAGRFALISADEMIIAHTNETEYKSFISNKKNEALQSRMIVMPVPYNLRVSEEEKIYAKLIAQSDMKHVHIAPHALRAAAIFSILTRLKESKKQGMDLIKKLRMYDGEEVEGYKEADLKEMQTEYLDEGMSGIDPRYVINRISSALIKNDLKCMNALDVLRAIKDGLDQHPSITKEERERYLNFISIARKEYDILAKSEVQKAFVYSFEESAKTLFENYLDNIEAFCNWTKIRDPLTDEEMEPDERLMRSIEEQIGISENAKKAFREEILIRISAYSRKGKKFEYNNHDRLREAIEKKLFADLKDIVKITTSSKTPDESQLKRINEVSRRLIDEHGYCPICANELLKYVGSLLNR